The following are encoded in a window of Mycosarcoma maydis chromosome 10, whole genome shotgun sequence genomic DNA:
- a CDS encoding b-type cyclin 1 gives MSQNIASRRIPLRTRSTASASGAQAKENAGVTSVSSRGARYRHDGAAADAGPSKPASTATAATKASVASAASGVLGTRKRAALGDLTNANRTRSAMAGNDDKGKAALKDAIKPRATTSASTSSRSAVGTAASATTTGTGAARRVVRTRPTTASSTTASTTVTDAASDRPFRASRRVAGTTASTASGIPSATSRPTSTTTATSAVTAARKASMVRASSAGSQTDVRRDVSNTSAVTTNTTAPITAASRSSKVQLNEVHDTDDKMEAPQAKRLKTEQTNKPAKDEGWEDLDAEDADDPLMVAEYVNDIFEYMKELEIINMPNGDYMANQKEINWDVRAILIDWLVDVHAKFRLLPETLYLAVNIIDRFLSRRTISLSKLQLVGVTAMCIASKYEEVMCPSIQNFCHLADGGYTDVEILRAERYMLKVLDFSMSYANPMNFLRRISKADNYDIQTRTVAKYFMEISLLDYRLMEHPPSLIAAASVWLAREVLERGEWTPTLVHYSTYSEQELLGTAEIMLDYCLRPIAHQFFHKKYAHKKFMRASTYVIEWAHKAFPEGVVGVDEQQDLNVLRIDLYERNEIERPEMSPVSSSRATSPVSMHGQAHFEVEPSQNVDGDDTVSYAHDDDHEEEDDLVDDAQEIEGDVQLLDDVKAAAQRQDTRQVLRDVTNAYEATETF, from the exons ATGTCTCAGAACATC GCATCCCGTCGCATCCCGTTGCGGACGCGCAGCACCGCCTCTGCTAGCGGTGCACAAGCAAAGGAGAATGCTGGCGTTACCAGTGTCTCCTCCAGGGGCGCTCGCTACCGCCACgatggtgctgctgccgacgcTGGTCCTTCCAAGCCAGCCTCGACCGCGACTGCGGCCACCAAGGCGTCGGTTGCTTCAGCCGCTTCAGGCGTTCTCGGAACTCGGAAGAGAGCCGCGCTTGGCGATCTCACAAACGCCAACCGCACCCGATCCGCCATGGCTGGCAACGATGACAAGGGCAAAGCTGCTTTGAAGGATGCCATCAAGCCCCGcgccaccacctcggcttctACATCATCGCGATCAGCCGTCGGCACTGCGGCctctgccaccaccaccggcaccggcgctgctcgtcgcgtCGTTCGCACTCGACccaccaccgcctccagcaccaccgctTCTACTACTGTCACAGATGCCGCCAGCGACCGCCCCTTCCGTGCTTCTAGACGCGTCGCCGGCACCACTGCTTCCACAGCATCAGGTATCCCATCAGCAACCTCTAGACCAACATCCACCACTACTGCTACATCAGCTGTCACTGCTGCTCGCAAGGCTTCAATGGTCCGTGCGTCCTCGGCCGGCTCGCAGACTGATGTTCGCCGCGATGTCTCCAATACCTCCGCTGTCACCACCAACACGACAGCTCCCATCACCGCTGCGTCGCGGTCGTCCAAGGTACAGCTCAATGAGGTTCACGACACGGATGACAAGATGGAGGCACCTCAGGCCAAGCGTCTCAAAACTGAACAGACCAACAAGCCTGCCAAAGATGAGGGATGGGAGGACCTCGACGCCGAAGATGCTGACGACCCGTTGATGGTTGCTGAATACGTCAACGACATCTTTGAGTACATGAAGGAGCTCGAAATCATCAACATGCCCAACGGAGACTACATGGCCAACCAGAAGGAGATCAATTGGGACGTGCGTgccatcctcatcgactggctcgtcgatgtCCACGCCAAATTCCGCCTGCTCCCCGAGACGCTCTATCTCGCCGtcaacatcatcgaccGCTTCCTCTCTCGACGAACCATCTCGCTATCCAAGCTCCAGCTTGTTGGTGTCACTGCCATGTGCATCGCCTCCAAGTACGAAGAGGTCATGTGCCCCTCGATTCAGAACTTCTGCCACCTCGCTGACGGCGGCTACACAGATGTCGAGATCCTCCGCGCCGAACGATACATGCTCAAGGTGCTCGACTTTAGCATGTCGTACGCCAACCCCATGAACTTCCTCCGTCGCATCAGCAAGGCCGACAACTACGACATCCAGACGCGTACCGTTGCCAAGTACTTTATGGAGAtttcgctgctcgactACCGTCTTATGGAGCATCCACCATCtctcatcgctgctgcctctgtCTGGCTCGCTCGCGAGGTGCTTGAACGTGGTGAGTGGACGCCCACGCTGGTGCACTACTCTACCTACTCGGAGCAGGAGCTGCTGGGTACCGCTGAGATCATGCTCGACTACTGCTTGCGACCCATCGCCCACCAATTCTTCCACAAGAAGTACGCGCACAAGAAGTTCATGCGCGCTTCAACTTATGTCATTGAATGGGCGCACAAGGCCTTCCCCGAAGGCGTTGTcggcgttgacgagcagcaggacCTCAACGTGCTTCGCATCGACCTCTACGAGCGCAACGAGATCGAACGACCGGAAATGTCGCCCGTCTCTTCGTCGCGCGCCACATCGCCGGTCAGCATGCATGGGCAGGCTCACTTTGAGGTCGAGCCAAGTCAGaacgtcgatggcgacgacaCGGTCTCGTACGCGCATGATGACGATcacgaggaagaagacgaccTCGTGGACGACGCACAAGAGATCGAAGGCGacgtgcagctgctcgacgatgtcAAGGCTGCTGCCCAGCGTCAAGATACCCGACAGGTGCTGCGTGATGTGACCAACGCGTACGAAGCGACGGAGACCTTCTAG
- a CDS encoding putative COP9 signalosome, subunit 5, translating into MTAPSSSSSASMARANFELNNAIIPLSSTTLDSIFAYDNEAQRAILHAQPWKTDPHFFQKVRISAVALIKMVMHARSGGIYEIMGLMQGKIDVENRTLYVMDSFALPVEGTETRVNAQNEAYEYMVQYLDHSKEVGRLENVVGWYHSHPGYGCWLSGIDVNTQRTNQQFQDPFVAIVIDPNRTISSGKVDIGAFRTFPEGYTSSSSIGGGDSEYQSIPLSKIEDFGVHANEYYPLEVEHFKSSLDGKLLDLLWNKYWQNTLSQSPLVSNRAYTTSQIRDLADKLAQTNAAVLNRNSVSSAPFTTTAGAASVRIGAGKDVAAETEQNSGGSAKDTPAGTAQDAAGLVKEFEQRSKMSAISRASNDAAKLASEANHGLLASQLKHTLFHNHTATPTPASASAPTPIRL; encoded by the coding sequence ATGACCgcgccatcatcgtcctcgtctgcCTCGATGGCCCGCGCTAACTTCGAGCTAAATAATGCCATCATCCCGCTATCATCCACCACGCTCGACTCCATTTTTGCATATGACAATGAAGCACAACGTGCCATCCTCCACGCCCAACCGTGGAAGACGGACCCGCACTTCTTCCAAAAAGTGCGCATCAGCGCGGTGGCTTTGAtcaagatggtgatgcACGCACGATCCGGTGGTATCTACGAGATCATGGGTCTGATGCAGGGCAAGATCGATGTCGAGAACCGAACACTTTACGTTATGGATAGCTTCGCCCTACCGGTCGAGGGAACCGAGACGCGTGTAAACGCACAGAACGAAGCGTACGAATACATGGTTCAGTACCTTGACCACTCAAAAGAGGTCGGACGTCTGGAAAATGTGGTGGGCTGGTACCACAGTCATCCGGGTTACGGATGCTGGCTTTCTGGTATCGACGTCAATACCCAACGCACCAACCAACAGTTTCAAGACCCGTTCGTAGCCATCGTCATTGATCCCAACCGCACCATCTCCTCAGGAAAAGTCGACATTGGCGCTTTTCGAACCTTCCCGGAAGGCTACacatcttcctcttctATTGGAGGCGGAGATAGCGAGTACCAGAGCATCCCTCtctccaagatcgaggatTTCGGCGTACACGCCAACGAATACTATCCGTTGGAAGTGGAGCATTtcaagagcagcttggacgGCAAATTGCTGGATTTGCTGTGGAACAAGTATTGGCAAAATACATTGTCTCAGAGTCCGCTGGTAAGCAATCGGGCGTATACGACGAGTCAGATCCGCGATTTGGCGGACAAGTTGGCACAGACGAATGCGGCGGTGTTGAATCGAAACAGTGTCAGTAGTGCTCCTTTTACAACGACAGCAGGAGCTGCGTCCGTTCGCATTGGGGCAGGTAAGGACGTAGCAGCGGAGACAGAGCAGAATAGCGGTGGGTCCGCCAAGGACACGCCAGCTGGTACGGCGCAAGACGCCGCGGGCCTAGTAAAGGAGTTCGAACAGAGGTCTAAAATGTCGGCGATATCTCGAGCTTCAAACGACGCCGCCAAGTTGGCCAGCGAAGCCAACCACGGCTTGCTAGCAAGCCAGCTCAAACATACGCTCTTTCACAATCACACCGCCACCCCAACTCCTGCATCCGCATCTGCGCCCACCCCAATCCGCTTATGA
- a CDS encoding uncharacterized protein (related to Phosphatidylinositol-3,4,5-trisphosphate 3-phosphatase PTEN), whose amino-acid sequence MTSIARRIVSGQKARFKDPLLDLDLDLTYVTDHLIIMGFPASGVASLYRNKRSDVRRFLDKRHDDLYRVYNFCPVTENAYDADEFYGRVSRFPFPDHHVPPLSLIPLFVADVTEYLESDPDATAVIHCKAGKGRSGTMTCCYLVSLPYLPTAPTSMKNYSKMQRPPKQSIAPSPFATIAPEAGRQSACHEQNATQAPTVMQLQPPNEDGPMPPPRRSSMTLQIPRSAAWGNVSSSDSSYMAPSTSGTLRRRPSLAPEQSIIRNDDHNPEAEIDQISRRLQTIFDLHTERRMKPPSAKKASVRPRSRSNAAGLRPSAHSTGVMNSAATSTLSLRALGAGPAGRSCDALHMTQSSNDLSSSFHSRFASHSRASTSMSQQFDDSLRYSHGYDRADLGNSMVGPLGGAYSQDDDRSDSNAVNQNTEDRGSTKQPRMGVSIPSQRRWVGYWTRILSGRDARLSMISTVCQPRRLIRITRISVERHDAASSKNAQGWLERLVPHSDSLSVQLVRYQDSLVERLESWERHARRRAKAFGKHDPSGLAGDLDLEEQQQKQYLKTLRRKASDLHCWDGNKFGEQHEGKIGNWGICVKAEAERARAFDWKDNEPQLDYFALLPQSQPRVAIDCDRVEPLKGKKRDRLWKYTFEPHESESKERQASTSSSDSGYYSSISPADDTAINGNGDQTHLAPPSNVDARESLDAAPCISTLHKLTRKASNIFPRASFSDPSSSKLKDEESTPPSPTSYLPNSHPGVEVGQILDADREVCVKVLVGRTGVKNAKLPDIASAGWCWFIPSFEDPDAGDAGMARVGAKTLIRFEKDEIDFRKQPLGLVAVEVEWEWISVGVDEQEVQ is encoded by the coding sequence ATGACGTCCATCGCACGTCGAATCGTCAGCGGCCAAAAGGCTCGCTTCAAGGATCCTCTGCTGgacctcgacctcgatcTCACCTACGTCACTGATCACCTCATCATCATGGGCTTTCCGGCGTCGGGCGTAGCCTCTCTCTACCGCAACAAGCGCTCCGATGTGCGTCGCTTCCTCGACAAGCGTCATGACGATCTTTATCGCGTCTACAACTTTTGTCCCGTAACCGAAAACGCGTACGACGCCGATGAGTTTTACGGGCGTGTCTCGCGCTTTCCCTTCCCCGACCACCATGTTCCACCACTGAGTCTCATCCCTCTCTTTGTGGCGGACGTCACCGAGTATCTCGAGTCAGATCCGGATGCGACGGCTGTCATCCATTGCAAGGCGGGAAAGGGAAGGTCGGGAACCATGACGTGCTGCTATTTGGTTTCATTGCCGTATCTTCCTACCGCGCCTACTAGCATGAAGAATTATAGCAAGATGCAGCGCCCGCCCAAGCAGTCGATCGCACCATCTCCTTTTGCTACGATCGCTCCCGAAGCTGGACGACAGAGCGCTTGCCATGAGCAGAATGCAACTCAGGCACCAACAGTGATGCAGCTACAGCCGCCGAACGAAGACGGGCCCATGCCGCCACCCCGCCGAAGTAGTATGACGCTTCAGATTCCACGTTCAGCAGCGTGGGGCAACGTTTCGTCCTCCGACTCTTCCTACATGGCGCCTTCGACAAGCGGCACTCTTCGTCGCAGACCCTCCCTTGCGCCGGAGCAAAGCATCATTCGCAACGACGACCACAATCCGGAAGCAGAGATCGATCAGATCTCACGCCGACTCCAGACCATTTTCGATCTGCATACAGAACGACGCATGAAACCTCCATCTGCCAAAAAGGCTTCGGTACGCCCACGCTCTCGTTCCAACGCAGCAGGCCTTCGTCCGTCTGCGCACTCTACAGGAGTGATGAACTCTGCTGCTacatcgacgctctcgctACGCGCTCTCGGTGCTGGACCAGCCGGTCGAAGTTGCGATGCTCTTCACATGACGCAAAGCTCCAACGACTTGAGCTCAAGtttccattcacgatttgctAGCCACAGTCGGGCTAGCACCAGTATGTCGCAGCAGTTTGATGACAGTTTGCGCTACAGCCACGGATACGATCGTGCCGATCTCGGCAACTCTATGGTTGGTCCCCTCGGCGGCGCATACAGTCAAGATGACGATCGATCCGATTCGAATGCAGTCAACCAGAACACCGAAGATCGTGGTAGTACCAAGCAACCCAGGATGGGCGTGTCGATCCCCAGCCAGCGCAGGTGGGTCGGCTACTGGACACGCATTCTCTCTGGACGAGACGCACGTCTatcgatgatctcgacTGTTTGTCAGCCACGACGTCTCATCCGCATCACACGCATCTCTGTCGAGCGACACGATGCGGCTTCGTCCAAAAACGCACAGGGttggctcgagcgtcttgtaCCCCACTCTGACTCGCTCAGCGTGCAACTAGTGCGCTATCAAGACTCGCTTGTAGAACGACTGGAATCCTGGGAGAGGCACGCACGTCGTCGGGCGAAAGCGTTCGGCAAACATGATCCTTCCGGCCTCGCcggcgatctcgatctagaagagcagcagcaaaagcagTATCTCAAAACGCTTCGTCGCAAGGCTTCCGACTTGCATTGTTGGGACGGCAACAAGTttggcgagcagcacgagGGCAAGATTGGCAACTGGGGCATCTGCGTTAAAGCTGAGGCGGAGAGGGCAAGGGCGTTTGATTGGAAGGACAACGAGCCGCAGTTGGATTActttgcgctgctgccgcagAGTCAGCCACGCGTTGCTATCGATTGTGACCGGGTCGAACCTCTAAAAGGCAAGAAGAGGGATCGACTGTGGAAGTATACTTTCGAACCGCACGAGTCGGAGAGCAAAGAAAGACAAGCATCCACTTCAAGTTCGGATTCTGGCTACTACTCTTCCATCAGTCCCGCGGATGACACGGCCATCAACGGTAATGGCGATCAGACACATCTCGCGCCGCCCTCCAACGTTGATGCACGGGAGAGCTTGGACGCCGCTCCTTGCATCAGCACATTGCACAAGCTCACCCGCAAAGCATCCAACATCTTCCCTCGTGCTTCCTTCTCTGacccttcttcttccaagCTTAAGGACGAGGAGTCCACGCCACCATCGCCCACCTCTTACCTACCCAACTCTCACCCTGGCGTCGAGGTCGGCCAGATCCTTGACGCCGATCGTGAGGTGTGCGTCAAAGTGCTCGTCGGACGTACGGGTGTCAAGAACGCCAAGTTACCCGACATTGCCTCTGCAGGGTGGTGCTGGTTCATCCCTTCTTTTGAAGATCCTGATGCCGGAGACGCAGGTATGGCACGCGTGGGTGCAAAGACACTGATCAGATTCGAGAAAGACGAGATTGATTTCAGGAAGCAGCCGCTCGGGCTGGTTGCAGTTGAGGTCGAGTGGGAGTGGATAAGCGTTGGAGTTGATGAACAAGAGGTACAGTAA
- a CDS encoding meiotic recombination directing protein (related to aldehyde dehydrogenase), producing the protein MASLRPDISHWFEQAQLQLQLFVLQTDLFLFQLLPPLRSSAVRSPTSLIFTGLVVLIIQRFGSALSAYVAEQGVSISIDAPPQARAGWSGKVLETPSIRDASNPEKIVCYDPATAYLIGEVDADTPLSIARKIEAAKKAQAKWSNSSFALRRKVLRTMKNWVVNDSETIVRVAARDTGKTAIDATFGEILTTLSKLNWTIKNGEKVLSTESRSTNLLLMHKICQVRHEPMGVVVACVSWNYSAHNVLGPIISSVFAGNAIIVKASELVCWSAHYFINCVRECLRVSGADPDLVQVVTCWPEAVESLTGSAEVSHITFIGSEEVGRKVAQVATKELTPVTLELGGKDPAVLLKDADLNFFGSTFMRSCFQGSGQNCIGIERFIVDQAIADKLAKIVEPRIRALKLGSFMDDVSFGSSSSCQQLAHVDMGAMITDARFDRIEQLISDAVSQGATLLVGGKRFIHPRWKHGHYFTPTLLTNVRPTMAIANEELFAPIFLILPFPSTQLDSAIQIANSTRYGLGSSVFGSDLTQCTYVAEKLQAGMVNINDFGVSYLNQDLPFGGVKKSGYGRFAGPEGLLSLTHAKAVTRDRVFGWVRTKIPARMDYPMENPRKSWAFANGLVRFAYGGGVVARVRGVLNLITNRA; encoded by the coding sequence ATGGCGTCTTTGCGTCCGGATATATCACACTGGTTCGAGCAGGCCCAGCTGCAATTGCAGCTGTTTGTCCTACAAACCGACCTGTTCTTGTTCCAGCTGCTACCTCCTCTTCGCTCGAGCGCCGTTCGATCACCTACAAGCCTCATCTTCACCGGCCTTGTCGTCTTGATCATTCAACGGTTTGGTTCCGCTCTCAGTGCGTACGTTGCGGAACAAGGTGTTTcgatcagcatcgatgctcCTCCACAAGCGCGAGCCGGATGGTCCGGCAAGGTGCTCGAAACGCCGAGTATTCGAGATGCTTCGAACCCGGAAAAGATTGTTTGCTACGATCCGGCGACTGCGTACCTCATCGGAGAGGTCGATGCCGATACGCCGCTTAGCATCGCACGAAAAATCGAAGCCGCCAAAAAGGCGCAGGCGAAATGGTCAAATTCATCATTTGCTCTGCGTCGTAAAGTGCTTCGGACGATGAAGAACTGGGTCGTCAACGACTCGGAAACCATCGTGCGAGTAGCCGCTCGCGATACTGGCAAAACGGCGATCGACGCTACGTTTGGTGAAATCCTCACTACCCtcagcaagctcaactGGACCATCAAGAATGGCGAAAAAGTGCTCAGCACAGAATCCCGCTCCACCAACCTCCTGTTGATGCACAAAATCTGTCAAGTTCGACACGAACCCATGggtgtcgtcgtcgcttgTGTCAGCTGGAACTATTCGGCGCACAACGTCCTCGGACCTATCATCAGCTCGGTCTTTGCCGGCAATGCCATCATTGTCAAAGCAAGCGAGCTCGTCTGTTGGTCAGCCCACTACTTTATCAATTGTGTCAGGGAATGCTTGCGCGTGAGCGGGGCGGATCCCGACTTGGTACAGGTGGTCACGTGCTGGCCCGAGGCAGTGGAATCTTTGACCGGCAGCGCAGAGGTTTCGCATATCACATTCATCGGATCCGAGGAGGTTGGCAGAAAGGTGGCCCAGGTAGCCACAAAGGAGTTGACACCGGTGACGTTGGAGTTGGGTGGTAAGGATCCTGCGGTGCTGCTCAAAGATGCAGATTTGAACTTCTTTGGAAGCACCTTCATGAGAAGCTGTTTCCAGGGTAGTGGTCAGAATTGTATCGGCATCGAGAGGTTCATTGTTGACCAAGCGATTGCCGATAAGTTGGCCAAGATTGTAGAACCCAGAATTCGCGCGTTGAAGTTGGGCAGCTTTATGGACGACGTATCGTTCGGATCATCTTCTTCGTGCCAACAGCTCGCACACGTTGACATGGGCGCCATGATTACCGATGCTCGATTTGATCGGATCGAACAACTCATTTCCGACGCCGTCAGTCAGGGTGCTACCCTGCTTGTCGGCGGTAAACGCTTCATCCACCCACGCTGGAAACACGGCCACTACTTTACCCCAACCCTTCTGACTAATGTTCGTCCAACCATGGCGATCGCAAACGAAGAACTGTTCGCCCCGATCTTCCTGATCCTCCCCTTCCCCAGCACGCAACTCGACTCGGCGATTCAAATCGCTAATTCGACACGTTACGGTCTCGGCTCCTCGGTCTTTGGCTCTGACCTCACCCAATGCACCTATGTTGCCGAAAAGCTCCAAGCGGGGATGGTCAACATTAACGACTTTGGCGTGAGCTACCTCAACCAGGACCTACCGTTTGGAGGCGTAAAAAAGAGTGGTTACGGCAGGTTTGCCGGCCCCGAAGGCTTGTTAAGCTTGACTCACGCGAAAGCGGTTACGAGAGATAGAGTATTTGGTTGGGTCAGAACGAAAATCCCGGCGAGAATGGATTATCCGATGGAGAATCCGCGCAAGTCATGGGCGTTTGCCAATGGATTGGTGCGCTTTGCATATGGCGGAGGAGTGGTCGCGAGGGTAAGGGGTGTATTGAACTTGATTACCAACCGTGCGTGA
- a CDS encoding uncharacterized protein (related to GLE2 - required for nuclear pore complex structure and function) yields the protein MAFFSSASTPSTFGARPAATPGQINTSAATKTSGDQDQEVAPGATDTVSCLAFSPTADFLAVGSWDNNVRIYQINKTSPTPVQPWQQYSHEAPVLDLCWSTDGAKVFSVGADKVCRMFDMNTNQPTVVAQHADTIRSVCWLNVAGGVLLTAGWDKQLKIWKIDNPASPQAVHSLTLPEKCYVMDNVQNVVVVAMAERMVLGFRLEETGSITPLTEQQSPLKYQTRSMAVLPDGDGYALGGVEGRVGVQYFHDPPDKDNKVKKFAFKCHRRANADHPEVPRNESHLFPVNCIAFNVHGTFATGGADGSINFWCKQSRTRLKTMETKGPANAPKELLKTNPAKQPITAIGFNRDATILAYAVGYDWHKGYAGAGAVEPKVYIQPVNYEDVKKRPPKA from the coding sequence ATGGCATTCTTctcatctgcatccacgCCCAGCACGTTTGGTGCACGCCCTGCGGCCACCCCGGGGCAGATCAATACTTCGGCAGCGACCAAGACAAGCGGCGATCAGGATCAAGAGGTCGCACCCGGCGCCACCGACACCGTCAGCTGTCTCGCATTCTCTCCCACCGCCGACTTCCTCGCCGTAGGAAGCTGGGACAACAACGTTCGCATCTACCAAATCAACAAGACTTCCCCAACGCCCGTGCAACCGTGGCAGCAGTATTCACACGAAGCGCCAGTGCTCGATCTTTGCTGGAGCACCGACGGCGCCAAAGTGTTTTCCGTCGGAGCCGATAAGGTGTGTCGTATGTTCGATATGAACACTAATCAGCCTACGGTGGTGGCACAGCACGCTGATACAATCCGAAGCGTTTGCTGGTTAAACGTCGCTGGCGGCGTGTTGCTGACAGCGGGTTGGGACAAGCAGTTGAAGATCTGGAAGATCGACAATCCCGCATCGCCGCAGGCGGTGCATTCATTGACGCTGCCCGAAAAGTGTTACGTCATGGACAACGTGCAAAACGTAGTTGTAGTGGCTATGGCCGAGCGAATGGTTCTTGGATTCCGATTGGAAGAAACAGGCTCCATCACGCCTCTCACCGAACAGCAAAGCCCTCTCAAGTACCAGACCCGCTCCATGGCCGTTCTTCCAGATGGTGATGGTTACGCTCTGGGTGGAGTAGAAGGTCGTGTAGGAGTACAATACTTCCACGATCCACCAGACAAGGACAACAAGGTCAAGAAATTCGCCTTCAAATGCCATCGTCGCGCCAACGCCGATCACCCAGAGGTACCGCGCAACGAGTCGCACCTCTTCCCGGTCAACTGCATCGCATTCAACGTTCACGGCACCTTTGCGACAGGAGGTGCAGACGGAAGCATCAACTTTTGGTGTAAGCAGTCGAGGACCAGGTTGAAGACCATGGAAACAAAGGGTCCGGCTAACGCGCCCAAGGAGTTGCTCAAGACGAACCCGGCTAAACAGCCAATCACCGCGATCGGATTCAACAGAGACGCGACGATTCTGGCTTATGCTGTCGGATACGATTGGCATAAAGGCTATGCTGGGGCGGGGGCGGTGGAGCCGAAAGTGTACATACAACCGGTCAACTACGAGGACGTGAAAAAGAGACCTCCCAAAGCATGA
- a CDS encoding putative thioredoxin-disulfide reductase TRR2 — translation MTEHTNGASSSSGPKVHKVVIIGSGPAGHTAAIYLARANLEPVLFEGMLANGLAPGGQLTTTTDVENFPGFPEGIRGPEIMDKFRAQSVRFGTEIHTETIAKLDLSSRPFKFWREWAEDKPPELTETLIIATGASAKRMHLTGEDTYWQSGISACAVCDGAVPIFRNKPLVVVGGGDSAAEEAMYLTKYASHVHVLVRRDELRASKIMAKRLLAHPKVTVHFNTVPIEAKGDGELLQAVRVKDTKTNEERDMDANGLFYAIGHLPATSLVKGQVDLDSDGYIITTPGTAQTSVKGVFAAGDVADKKYRQAITSAGTGCIAALEAERLLAEEEVLDPVDAAQANHYTGTDKA, via the coding sequence ATGACCGAACACACCAACGgtgcttcttcgtcttcgggTCCCAAGGTCCACAAGGTCGTAATTATCGGCTCGGGTCCTGCTGGTCATACTGCTGCTATATACCTCGCGCGAGCCAACCTCGAGCCTGTTCTCTTTGAGGGTATGCTTGCCAACGGCCTTGCTCCCGGCGGACAGCTCACGACAACCACTGATGTTGAAAACTTCCCCGGTTTTCCTGAGGGCATCCGTGGTCCCGAGATCATGGACAAGTTCCGCGCGCAATCCGTACGTTTCGGAACCGAGATTCACACCGAGACCATCGCAAAGCTGGATCTTTCTTCGCGCCCGTTCAAGTTCTGGCGCGAGTGGGCCGAGGACAAGCCTCCCGAGCTCACCGAAACTCTCATCATTGCTACGGGTGCCAGCGCCAAGCGCATGCACCTTACCGGCGAGGACACCTATTGGCAGAGCGGTATCTCGGCGTGTGCCGTTTGTGATGGTGCCGTGCCCATCTTCCGAAATAAGCCGCTCGTGgtcgttggtggtggtgataGTGCTGCCGAGGAGGCCATGTACCTCACCAAATACGCCTCGCACGTCCACGTTCTCGTGCGTCGAGACGAACTGCGTGCCTCCAAGATCATGGCCAAGCGTTTGTTGGCGCACCCCAAGGTAACTGTCCACTTCAACACAGTACCCATCGAGGCCAAGGGTGACGGTGAGCTGCTCCAGGCTGTGCGCGTCAAGGACACCAAGACCAACGAGGAGCGCGATATGGACGCCAACGGTCTTTTCTACGCCATCGGTCACTTGCCCGCAacctcgctcgtcaaggGCCAGGTCGACCTCGACAGCGACGGATACATCATCACTACGCCAGGTACCGCCCAGACTTCAGTCAAGGGTGTCTTCGCTGCTGGTGACGTGGCTGACAAGAAGTACAGGCAGGCTATCACGAGTGCAGGCACTGGATGTATTGCTGCCCTTGAGGCTGAGCGTCTTTTGGCCGAAGAGGAGGTGCTCGACcctgtcgatgctgctcaggCCAATCACTACACTGGTACTGACAAGGCATAG